In Feifania hominis, the following are encoded in one genomic region:
- a CDS encoding homocysteine S-methyltransferase family protein, producing the protein MNPISLLKSRPLIFDGGMGTMLQAAGLPAGALPESWNLERPEVVEQIHLAYLQAGCDIITTNTFGANALKMELCGLAVDQVASAAVAAAKRAIERYGQPDRLIAFDIGPTGKLLKPLGDLEFERAVELFGEMARAGERAGADFIHIETMSDTLELKAAVLAAKECTQLPVTATVIFDESGKLLTGGDAAGVVAMLEGLGVAALGMNCGLGPVQMTKLLPELLARASVPVIVNPNAGMPVIREGKTCFEVGPEEFAATMEELAELGAAFIGGCCGTTPEHIRAVAQRCSGIKLKPFTAKNETVISSYGRSVSFDNGPIVIGERINPTGKPRLKQALREGDLEYILTAGISQQQAGAQVLDVNVGLPGIDERQAMVRVVTELQGVVDAPLQIDTASSAVMEAALRVYNGKALVNSVNGKRESMEAVFPLVAKYGGVVVGLTLDEAGIPETAEGRLAVAKKIVDTARQYGIDKKDIMIDTLTMTISSIPDAARVTLDALELVRRELGVKTVLGVSNVSFGLPCREFVNAAFYTMALERGLGAAILNPNAEAMMNAYHAFRALWGYDEKCADYIGRYSGVVPETRAAAGDCSLRDAILRGLRERSRAAAGELLSQGQEPLAIISQELVPALDEVGRGFENKTVFLPQLLMSADAAREAFEALKASLAASGEKQPAGEKIVLATVKGDIHDIGKNIVKVLLENYGFQVIDLGRDVAPERVVDAALENGVRLVGLSALMTTTVESMAQTIHLLRERAPGVRVMVGGAVLTADYAGQIGADFYGRDAMSSVRYAEELFEKK; encoded by the coding sequence ATGAATCCGATCTCTCTGCTCAAGTCGCGGCCGCTGATCTTTGACGGCGGCATGGGAACCATGCTCCAGGCGGCAGGCCTGCCTGCGGGTGCGCTGCCCGAGAGCTGGAATCTGGAGCGCCCGGAGGTGGTTGAGCAAATCCACCTTGCCTATCTGCAGGCGGGCTGCGACATCATAACGACCAATACCTTTGGCGCAAATGCGCTGAAAATGGAGCTGTGCGGCCTTGCGGTGGATCAGGTCGCATCGGCTGCCGTGGCCGCTGCGAAGCGGGCCATCGAACGGTATGGACAGCCCGACCGCCTGATCGCCTTTGACATCGGGCCGACGGGAAAGCTTTTAAAGCCCCTTGGCGACCTGGAATTTGAGCGGGCGGTCGAACTCTTTGGGGAGATGGCGCGCGCCGGTGAGCGCGCCGGGGCCGACTTCATCCACATTGAGACGATGAGCGACACGCTCGAGCTAAAGGCAGCCGTTCTCGCGGCAAAAGAGTGCACGCAGCTGCCGGTGACGGCGACGGTGATTTTCGATGAGAGCGGAAAGCTCCTCACCGGCGGCGACGCGGCCGGTGTGGTCGCCATGCTGGAGGGGCTGGGCGTCGCTGCGCTCGGCATGAACTGCGGGCTCGGCCCCGTGCAGATGACGAAGCTTCTTCCCGAGCTGCTTGCCCGCGCGAGCGTACCGGTGATTGTCAACCCCAACGCGGGCATGCCGGTCATCCGCGAGGGAAAAACCTGTTTCGAGGTCGGACCGGAGGAGTTTGCCGCCACCATGGAGGAGCTCGCCGAGCTGGGCGCTGCTTTCATCGGCGGCTGCTGCGGCACGACGCCGGAGCATATCCGCGCAGTTGCACAGAGATGCTCTGGTATCAAGTTAAAGCCCTTTACAGCAAAAAATGAGACCGTCATCTCCTCCTACGGACGCAGCGTCAGTTTTGACAACGGGCCCATTGTGATCGGTGAGCGAATCAATCCTACCGGCAAGCCCCGCCTGAAGCAGGCGCTCAGGGAAGGCGATCTGGAGTACATCCTCACGGCCGGGATTTCGCAGCAGCAGGCGGGCGCGCAGGTGCTTGATGTGAACGTCGGCCTGCCGGGTATTGACGAGAGGCAGGCGATGGTGCGCGTCGTGACGGAGCTCCAGGGCGTCGTCGACGCGCCGCTGCAGATTGACACGGCGTCGAGCGCTGTGATGGAGGCGGCGCTGCGCGTCTACAACGGCAAGGCGCTCGTCAACTCGGTCAACGGCAAGCGGGAGTCGATGGAGGCCGTTTTTCCGCTTGTCGCGAAGTACGGCGGGGTTGTGGTCGGCCTGACGCTCGACGAGGCGGGCATTCCCGAGACAGCCGAGGGGCGCCTCGCCGTGGCGAAAAAGATTGTCGACACTGCGCGGCAGTACGGCATTGACAAAAAGGATATTATGATTGACACGCTGACCATGACGATCAGCTCCATTCCCGACGCCGCGAGAGTGACGCTCGACGCGCTCGAGCTTGTCCGGCGCGAACTCGGAGTTAAGACCGTTCTCGGGGTTTCCAATGTGTCGTTCGGGCTGCCCTGCCGCGAGTTTGTAAATGCCGCGTTCTATACGATGGCCCTCGAGCGGGGGCTTGGCGCCGCTATTTTGAACCCCAATGCCGAGGCGATGATGAACGCCTACCACGCCTTTCGCGCGCTTTGGGGCTATGACGAAAAATGTGCCGATTACATCGGGCGGTACTCGGGCGTCGTACCCGAGACAAGAGCGGCGGCCGGCGACTGCTCGCTGCGCGATGCGATTTTGCGCGGCCTGCGCGAGCGCTCCCGCGCGGCGGCGGGCGAACTGCTCTCACAGGGACAGGAGCCGCTTGCTATCATTTCACAGGAGCTTGTGCCCGCGCTCGACGAGGTCGGCCGAGGCTTTGAGAACAAGACGGTCTTTCTGCCGCAGCTGCTCATGAGTGCGGATGCCGCCCGGGAGGCCTTTGAGGCGCTCAAGGCAAGCCTTGCGGCGAGCGGTGAGAAGCAGCCGGCCGGGGAGAAGATTGTTCTTGCCACGGTCAAGGGCGACATCCATGACATCGGTAAAAACATCGTCAAGGTGCTGCTGGAAAACTACGGCTTTCAGGTCATTGACCTCGGCCGGGATGTGGCGCCGGAGCGTGTGGTGGACGCCGCTCTCGAAAACGGTGTGAGGCTCGTCGGCCTCTCGGCGCTGATGACTACAACCGTTGAGAGCATGGCTCAGACGATCCATCTTCTGCGCGAGCGCGCGCCGGGAGTCCGCGTCATGGTTGGCGGCGCAGTTTTAACCGCCGACTATGCCGGGCAGATCGGCGCCGACTTTTACGGAAGAGATGCCATGAGCTCGGTTCGGTATGCTGAGGAGCTCTTTGAGAAGAAATAG
- a CDS encoding vitamin B12 dependent-methionine synthase activation domain-containing protein, with product MKRNRDEILRYLGVRGAEPGEQLDRLIDDACAELEQEATPRLLTREAPLAVFPEEDTVCFLGMMVQSRGLIRHLAGCDEIILFAATLGAGVDRLIQRASVADMGRAVVLQACAASMIESYCDERQAQLLENYLVQGRHFKPRFSPGYADFSLTYQRDILQLLDAPKRMGLTATESCMLAPTKSVTAIIGVTQGKAEAAADKCESCPAVDCPYRKGNDR from the coding sequence GTGAAACGAAACCGTGATGAGATACTGCGCTATCTGGGCGTGCGCGGTGCCGAGCCCGGAGAGCAGCTTGACCGGCTGATTGACGACGCCTGTGCCGAGCTCGAACAGGAGGCGACGCCCCGCCTGCTCACGCGCGAGGCCCCGCTTGCGGTATTTCCCGAAGAGGATACCGTGTGCTTTCTTGGGATGATGGTACAGAGCCGCGGCCTCATCCGCCATCTGGCGGGCTGCGACGAGATCATTCTGTTCGCGGCGACGCTGGGAGCGGGCGTCGATCGGCTGATTCAGCGTGCAAGCGTGGCCGATATGGGCCGGGCGGTGGTTCTTCAGGCCTGCGCCGCGTCGATGATCGAGAGCTACTGCGACGAGCGGCAGGCACAGCTGCTGGAGAACTACCTTGTACAGGGAAGGCACTTCAAGCCCCGTTTCAGCCCGGGCTATGCCGACTTCTCTCTGACGTACCAACGCGATATTCTACAGCTGCTGGACGCGCCGAAACGCATGGGGCTCACTGCGACAGAGAGCTGTATGCTCGCGCCGACGAAGTCGGTGACGGCGATCATCGGCGTGACGCAGGGCAAAGCGGAGGCCGCGGCGGACAAATGCGAAAGCTGCCCGGCGGTCGACTGCCCATACAGAAAGGGGAACGACAGATGA
- the metF gene encoding methylenetetrahydrofolate reductase [NAD(P)H] yields MKISEILNSRPLTASCEIFPPKKDADFAGVQHAAEEIAAIGPDFISVTYGAGGGTSRNTVKIASHIERWTGVTALAHLSCLSSTREEIAAILQELREREIENILALRGDRPTDGAPVGNHYEYAYELVREIRSAGDFCIGAACYPEGHIECPSKEEDLVHLKQKVDCGCDFLTTQVFFDNSVLYSFLYRALAKNIDVPVLAGVMPVTNAKQIKRICALSGTSLPPRFRSIIDRFGDKPAAMKQAGIAYATEQIIDLIANGVKGIHLYTMNKPDVARAIFDNLSHILREIDGLPASVREQL; encoded by the coding sequence ATGAAAATCAGCGAGATTTTAAACAGCAGACCACTGACCGCCTCCTGCGAGATATTCCCCCCGAAAAAGGATGCGGACTTTGCCGGTGTTCAGCATGCCGCCGAGGAGATTGCGGCGATTGGCCCGGACTTTATCAGCGTGACCTACGGCGCGGGGGGCGGAACGTCGAGAAATACCGTTAAGATCGCCTCTCATATCGAGAGGTGGACAGGCGTGACCGCGCTTGCACATTTGAGCTGCCTGTCCTCAACCCGCGAGGAGATCGCCGCTATTTTGCAGGAGCTGCGCGAGAGGGAAATTGAGAATATCCTTGCACTGCGCGGCGACCGGCCGACGGACGGCGCGCCGGTGGGCAACCACTACGAGTACGCCTACGAGCTGGTGCGGGAGATCCGCTCTGCGGGTGACTTCTGCATCGGCGCCGCCTGCTATCCGGAGGGGCATATCGAATGCCCCAGCAAGGAGGAGGATCTTGTCCATCTCAAGCAGAAAGTTGACTGCGGGTGCGACTTTCTGACGACGCAGGTGTTCTTTGACAACAGCGTGCTCTACAGCTTTCTCTACCGGGCGCTTGCAAAAAACATCGATGTGCCGGTACTGGCGGGGGTCATGCCGGTGACCAATGCCAAACAGATCAAGCGCATCTGCGCGCTCTCGGGAACTTCGCTGCCGCCGCGTTTTCGCTCCATCATTGACCGCTTCGGCGACAAACCGGCCGCGATGAAGCAGGCGGGCATCGCCTACGCGACCGAGCAGATCATCGACCTGATCGCAAACGGCGTCAAGGGAATCCATCTGTACACCATGAACAAGCCGGATGTCGCGCGGGCCATCTTTGACAATCTGTCCCACATTCTCCGGGAGATTGACGGACTGCCCGCATCTGTCAGGGAACAGCTGTGA
- a CDS encoding sensor histidine kinase, with product MSGCRRPKWSIKYKFFLAIGVIAVIFVGLLSALNLAFYDDYYLFQKQHVLIDIYEQVRDAYTGDVEQISDLLSEMENHYGVRMTIDRPVEDGWEPVYNSIFTTGKGKDTTAAPPPDAPEVFHDFLRMMPNRGDRFDYDETELEQKGYTFGKMQDTIKNNEFISIIGNLENGDRMVVRIPVAYLEENSAFTTVFLLLTSLVTLVVCIVVAFFISRQFSKPLIEITGVANSMAAFDFTKKYEVRSRDEIGQLGESINLLSEHLQQAIGELRQTNEKLSEEVEKERRIDEMRREFIINVSHELKTPIALVQGYAEGLKVNINSSEEDKNYYCDIIMDEAARMNRLVMQLLSLSRIECGNIQPELCDFELTPFVEEVVQKTRLLADEKNLTVLIAAGDILCFADYDMMERVLINYLTNAIAHTPRGGVIRIVCADEGARVRVSVENEGEQIAPEELTKIWEKFYKIDKSRNRADGGTGIGLSIVRAIMETHGGDYGVENTDAGVRFYFTIDKKDCVG from the coding sequence ATGAGTGGATGCCGCCGGCCGAAGTGGTCCATCAAATATAAGTTCTTTCTTGCCATCGGCGTGATCGCAGTGATCTTCGTGGGGCTTTTGAGCGCGCTCAACCTGGCCTTTTACGACGACTATTACCTCTTTCAAAAGCAGCATGTACTCATCGACATCTACGAGCAGGTACGCGATGCATATACCGGCGACGTCGAGCAGATCAGCGACCTGCTCTCGGAGATGGAAAACCACTACGGCGTACGAATGACCATTGACCGCCCGGTGGAGGACGGATGGGAGCCGGTTTACAACAGCATTTTTACAACCGGAAAGGGCAAGGATACGACCGCTGCGCCGCCTCCCGATGCGCCGGAGGTGTTTCACGACTTTCTTCGGATGATGCCGAACCGCGGTGACCGTTTCGATTACGACGAGACGGAGCTCGAGCAGAAAGGCTACACATTCGGCAAGATGCAGGACACAATCAAAAACAATGAGTTCATCAGCATCATCGGCAACCTGGAAAACGGCGACCGCATGGTGGTGCGCATCCCGGTTGCCTATCTGGAGGAGAACTCCGCCTTTACGACTGTCTTTCTGCTGCTGACGAGTCTTGTGACACTCGTGGTGTGCATCGTTGTGGCGTTTTTCATCTCGCGCCAATTCTCAAAGCCGCTCATTGAAATTACGGGCGTTGCCAACTCCATGGCGGCGTTCGACTTCACCAAAAAGTATGAGGTGAGAAGCCGCGACGAGATCGGTCAGCTCGGCGAGAGCATCAACCTGCTCTCGGAGCATCTGCAGCAGGCCATCGGAGAGCTGCGCCAGACCAATGAAAAGCTCAGCGAAGAAGTGGAAAAGGAGCGCCGTATCGACGAGATGCGCCGCGAGTTTATCATCAATGTCTCCCACGAGCTCAAGACTCCCATTGCGCTGGTTCAGGGCTATGCCGAGGGCCTCAAAGTCAACATCAACTCCAGCGAAGAGGACAAAAACTACTACTGTGATATCATCATGGACGAGGCTGCCCGTATGAACCGGCTGGTGATGCAGCTGCTCTCCCTGTCCAGAATCGAGTGCGGAAACATTCAGCCCGAGCTCTGTGACTTTGAGCTGACGCCCTTTGTCGAGGAGGTGGTGCAGAAGACCAGGCTGCTCGCCGACGAGAAGAACCTGACTGTGTTGATTGCCGCCGGCGACATACTCTGCTTCGCAGACTACGACATGATGGAGCGCGTGCTCATAAACTATCTGACAAACGCCATCGCCCACACACCGCGCGGCGGTGTGATCCGAATTGTCTGTGCCGACGAGGGTGCGCGTGTGAGAGTGTCGGTGGAAAATGAAGGTGAGCAGATCGCGCCGGAGGAGCTGACGAAGATCTGGGAGAAATTTTACAAGATTGACAAATCGAGAAACCGCGCCGATGGCGGCACGGGAATCGGTCTGTCCATTGTCAGGGCAATCATGGAGACACATGGCGGCGACTACGGCGTCGAGAATACCGATGCGGGTGTACGCTTCTATTTTACCATTGACAAAAAGGACTGCGTCGGCTGA
- a CDS encoding response regulator transcription factor, with translation MATILIADDEERIRRLVSDFLKKDGYEVLQAEDGRQAMELIEKKGSQIDLTILDIMMPYYDGWSVLRYIRGLKNDMPVVMLTARNEEVDEVLGFELGADDYVGKPFSPMVLLARIRAILKRRAEQAPPRMSAYGNLEIDESKREVRISGRPVALTPKEYELLLYLSSNRNVAISRENILSSVWGYDYFGDLRTVDTHVKNLRAKLQDNGTLITTVRGYGYRFEPEARS, from the coding sequence ATGGCAACCATCTTGATCGCAGATGACGAGGAGCGTATCCGCCGACTGGTCTCGGACTTTCTCAAAAAGGACGGTTACGAGGTTCTTCAGGCCGAGGATGGCAGACAGGCCATGGAACTCATCGAAAAAAAGGGCAGTCAGATTGACCTGACCATTCTCGATATTATGATGCCCTACTACGACGGCTGGAGCGTGTTGCGCTACATTCGGGGCCTCAAAAACGACATGCCGGTGGTGATGCTCACCGCGCGCAACGAGGAGGTCGACGAGGTGCTCGGCTTTGAGCTCGGGGCGGACGACTACGTCGGAAAGCCTTTCAGCCCCATGGTGCTGCTCGCGCGAATCCGCGCCATATTGAAGCGCCGCGCTGAACAGGCGCCGCCGCGCATGAGCGCCTACGGCAACCTCGAGATCGACGAGAGCAAGCGGGAGGTCCGCATCTCCGGGCGGCCCGTTGCCCTCACGCCGAAAGAGTATGAGCTGCTGCTCTATCTGAGCAGCAACCGCAATGTTGCAATCTCGCGGGAGAACATCCTCTCCTCCGTCTGGGGGTACGACTACTTCGGCGATCTTCGCACCGTTGATACCCACGTCAAAAACCTGCGCGCAAAGCTGCAGGACAATGGAACGCTCATCACGACGGTGCGCGGTTATGGCTACCGCTTTGAGCCGGAGGCGCGCTCATGA
- a CDS encoding S-layer homology domain-containing protein: MKRLCSILLVLSVSLSLLLPSSAAENIALSTVKTLGILVGDENGELNLSGSVTRAQFAKMAVMASNRRDSVGAAANSSPFPDVPYTHWAASYVKTAVTNQWMTGYLDGTFRPDNTITYEEAVSTVLKLLGYGAEDYTGSYPSAQLALASSLGLDVGVTASRGSVMTRNDCVTLFYNVLRAKPKSGNSSYLASLGFQTAANGDIDLTALVSETLTGPVVLEQSLTASSLWSTLKGSVCYRNGALSSAENIVAGDVIYYSPYLKTVWAYHVRVSGIVEKVSPASSPTAVTIGGKSYSIESSEASFALSEFGSYHAGDAVTLLLGMDGTVVGIQDISSAASTVIGVVTETAVTNYTDLLGNSYQQKVVRLTATDGNSYEYPYTSGSFTAGGLVKVVAGEGSSQVSTLSGRTLSGKVNASELTIGSYELAQDIRILETDGSTCGVTYLSRLDGVTLSQSQVLSYETNAQGEITDLILGDVTGDLHTYGIVLSVSEQDREGGGFQCSYSFNIGGETQSYSTTTYKFNASTGPAKIVRDGNTITSIKSLKSVRAAALTSSTLTAEDGTQYPLSDTAVVYLEKSGSGYLLTSLPLISDLEAYRVYGYYDTLPSQGGRIRILIAVESQS, encoded by the coding sequence TTGAAACGTCTGTGTTCGATTTTGCTTGTGCTGTCTGTCTCGCTTTCTCTGCTGCTGCCGTCGAGCGCGGCAGAGAACATCGCACTCTCGACTGTAAAAACACTCGGCATTCTCGTCGGAGATGAAAACGGGGAGCTAAACCTGAGCGGCAGTGTCACTCGCGCCCAGTTCGCCAAAATGGCCGTTATGGCCTCAAACAGACGCGACAGCGTCGGCGCTGCGGCGAATAGTTCGCCGTTTCCCGACGTGCCCTATACTCACTGGGCCGCAAGTTACGTGAAGACGGCCGTGACCAACCAGTGGATGACAGGCTATCTCGATGGAACATTCCGACCGGACAACACCATCACCTATGAGGAGGCGGTGAGTACGGTGCTCAAGCTGCTGGGGTATGGTGCTGAGGACTACACCGGTTCCTACCCGTCGGCGCAGCTTGCGCTTGCATCCTCTCTCGGGCTTGACGTCGGTGTCACGGCCAGCCGGGGAAGCGTGATGACGAGAAACGACTGTGTGACCCTGTTTTACAATGTGCTGCGGGCAAAGCCGAAGAGTGGAAATTCCTCCTATCTGGCGAGCCTCGGCTTTCAGACTGCGGCAAACGGCGACATCGATCTGACGGCGCTTGTGAGCGAGACGCTGACCGGTCCCGTCGTGTTGGAGCAGTCACTCACCGCAAGCTCCCTGTGGAGTACGCTCAAGGGCTCGGTCTGCTACCGCAACGGCGCGCTGAGCTCGGCGGAGAACATTGTGGCGGGCGACGTGATCTACTACTCACCCTATCTCAAGACCGTCTGGGCCTACCATGTCAGAGTCAGCGGAATCGTTGAGAAAGTGAGCCCTGCATCAAGTCCTACTGCCGTGACCATCGGCGGCAAGAGCTACTCCATCGAATCCAGCGAAGCCTCTTTTGCGCTGTCTGAATTCGGCAGCTATCACGCGGGGGACGCTGTCACACTGCTGCTCGGCATGGACGGCACGGTTGTGGGAATTCAGGATATCTCGTCGGCCGCGAGCACTGTCATCGGTGTTGTGACGGAAACCGCTGTGACCAACTACACCGATTTGCTCGGCAACTCCTACCAGCAGAAGGTGGTACGCCTGACGGCGACCGACGGCAACAGCTACGAATATCCCTACACGAGCGGAAGCTTTACGGCGGGCGGTCTTGTCAAAGTTGTAGCGGGCGAGGGGAGTTCACAGGTCAGCACCCTCTCCGGACGTACGCTCTCCGGCAAGGTCAATGCATCTGAGCTCACCATCGGTTCGTACGAGCTCGCGCAAGATATCCGTATTCTGGAGACGGACGGCTCCACGTGCGGTGTGACCTATCTCAGCCGCCTCGACGGCGTCACGCTGTCGCAGAGCCAGGTGCTCAGTTACGAGACAAATGCGCAGGGAGAGATAACCGACCTGATTCTCGGCGACGTGACGGGCGATCTTCACACCTATGGCATCGTGCTCAGCGTCAGTGAACAGGATCGGGAGGGCGGAGGCTTCCAGTGCAGCTATTCATTCAACATTGGCGGCGAGACTCAGAGCTATTCGACCACCACATATAAGTTCAACGCCTCGACGGGGCCTGCGAAGATTGTGCGCGACGGCAATACCATCACATCAATCAAATCGCTCAAATCCGTTCGGGCCGCCGCACTGACAAGTTCGACGCTGACTGCGGAGGATGGAACACAGTATCCGCTCTCCGATACAGCGGTCGTCTATCTGGAGAAATCGGGTTCAGGCTATCTGCTGACCAGTCTGCCGCTGATCAGCGATCTTGAGGCCTACCGCGTCTACGGCTACTATGATACACTGCCGTCACAGGGCGGCAGAATCCGCATTCTGATTGCGGTGGAGTCGCAGTCATGA
- a CDS encoding ABC transporter permease, with protein sequence MNFKQSFLLALGSIRTSKMRSFLTMLGIIIGVASVIVIVSLGQGMAQDVTDTFESMGTNLITVNLVGRGSTRSIGVDEIYTFTEENQQLLSYVTPTVSVSATMKVDNETLSTTSVTGVGEDFCQIRNYAVSDGRFLQYVDILRRQKVCVIGSYVAQTYFGGDPLGQTVKINGNHYTVIGVLEEKSGSEESSDDDAIFIPYSNATKLSRMSTISNYYFSASSKDHVSEAKTAVEQLLYKAYGDEDSYRVSTQAESIEQLNELTGTIISVLIAIAAISLFVGGIGIMNIMLVSVTERTREIGVRKSLGAKRRDIMRQFVIEAGTTSSVGGILGIVCGIGLSYVAGGLFDMRSEPSFYAVAVAFGVSLAIGVAFGFLPANKAAKLNPIDALRHD encoded by the coding sequence GTGAATTTCAAGCAGTCTTTCCTGCTGGCGCTTGGAAGCATACGCACAAGCAAGATGCGGTCCTTTCTGACCATGCTCGGCATCATCATCGGCGTCGCATCTGTCATTGTCATTGTAAGTCTCGGCCAGGGAATGGCGCAGGATGTGACCGACACCTTTGAGAGCATGGGGACGAATCTCATTACAGTCAACCTGGTTGGCCGGGGTTCCACTCGCAGCATCGGCGTCGATGAGATATACACATTTACCGAGGAAAATCAGCAGCTTCTCTCCTATGTGACGCCGACGGTCAGCGTCAGCGCCACAATGAAAGTGGATAATGAGACACTGTCGACCACGTCCGTCACGGGAGTCGGCGAGGACTTCTGCCAGATACGAAATTACGCGGTCTCGGACGGCCGGTTTTTGCAGTATGTCGACATACTGCGCCGTCAGAAAGTCTGTGTAATCGGCTCCTATGTTGCGCAGACCTACTTTGGCGGCGACCCACTCGGCCAAACGGTCAAAATCAACGGAAACCACTACACCGTTATCGGTGTTCTCGAGGAGAAGAGCGGGTCGGAGGAGAGCAGTGACGACGATGCCATTTTCATTCCCTACAGCAACGCAACAAAGCTCTCCCGTATGTCCACCATCAGCAACTACTATTTCAGCGCCAGCTCAAAAGACCATGTGAGTGAGGCGAAGACCGCCGTGGAACAGCTTCTCTACAAGGCTTATGGCGACGAGGACTCCTACCGTGTCTCCACGCAGGCCGAGTCCATTGAGCAGCTCAACGAGCTGACCGGAACGATCATCAGCGTGCTCATTGCCATTGCTGCGATCTCGCTGTTTGTCGGAGGAATCGGCATTATGAACATCATGCTGGTATCGGTCACCGAGCGCACGCGGGAGATCGGCGTGAGAAAGTCCCTTGGCGCCAAGCGGCGCGACATCATGCGTCAGTTTGTCATCGAGGCGGGAACGACAAGCTCGGTCGGCGGCATTCTCGGCATTGTGTGCGGCATCGGTCTGTCCTATGTCGCGGGGGGCCTGTTTGATATGAGAAGCGAGCCCTCTTTCTATGCTGTTGCCGTTGCTTTCGGCGTATCGCTCGCCATCGGCGTCGCCTTTGGCTTTCTGCCGGCGAACAAAGCGGCCAAACTCAACCCCATAGACGCGCTGCGCCATGACTGA
- a CDS encoding ABC transporter ATP-binding protein, producing the protein MIELHDIRKIYRMGDTEVHAVDGINLTIRDGEFVAIVGQSGSGKSTCMNIIGCLDVPTEGTYLLDGREVSTLSEDELAEIRNKKLGFVFQQYNLIAKLNVLQNVELPLLYSGMGEHERAERARQALHRVGLESKMKNFPSQLSGGQQQRVSIARALAGNPSVILADEPTGALDSRTGREVLDFMRELNAEGNTIVLITHDNSIAQEAKRIVRIHDGKIVYDGPSDGNRRDVS; encoded by the coding sequence ATGATTGAGCTTCACGACATCAGAAAGATCTATCGCATGGGCGACACCGAAGTGCATGCGGTGGACGGCATCAATCTGACCATCCGCGACGGAGAGTTTGTCGCGATCGTCGGACAGTCCGGTTCGGGCAAGTCGACTTGTATGAACATCATCGGCTGCCTCGATGTGCCGACGGAGGGCACCTATCTTCTGGACGGACGGGAGGTCAGCACGCTGTCGGAGGATGAGCTGGCGGAAATACGAAACAAAAAACTCGGTTTTGTCTTTCAACAGTACAACTTGATTGCAAAGCTGAACGTTCTTCAGAATGTCGAGCTGCCGCTGCTCTACAGCGGCATGGGGGAGCATGAGCGCGCCGAGAGAGCGCGGCAGGCACTTCATCGTGTTGGGCTCGAGAGCAAGATGAAAAACTTTCCCTCACAGCTCTCGGGTGGTCAGCAGCAGCGCGTCTCCATTGCCAGGGCCCTTGCGGGCAACCCATCGGTGATTCTTGCCGACGAGCCGACAGGCGCGCTCGACTCCAGAACCGGGCGGGAGGTTCTCGACTTCATGCGTGAGCTGAACGCCGAGGGCAACACCATTGTGCTCATCACCCACGACAACTCCATCGCCCAGGAGGCAAAGCGCATTGTGCGCATTCACGATGGAAAAATCGTCTACGACGGCCCGTCGGACGGCAACAGGAGGGATGTCTCGTGA